In Castanea sativa cultivar Marrone di Chiusa Pesio chromosome 6, ASM4071231v1, a single window of DNA contains:
- the LOC142640912 gene encoding F-box/FBD/LRR-repeat protein At3g52680-like, producing the protein MAESKTISQKLSPKKDTWVDRISDLPESLICHILSFLPIQEAVATSILSSRWEHLWTLVSRLDLDSETIGDSLSCGQSPNQGQCKPFSFGHIVSRLLTLHRAPYLRTFRLKFFLCRNCSRLDKWIGNVVERKLEELDLEIYGDDSIWKLPQSIFSCKTLVVLNLNGTIVLNPPPSFQFPSLKILRLIHIVYRPDSVFRLLSGCPVLEDLSFQREDLEGVFKHKICASTLKRLSITFGQSEFDGSYFGSLDYKLEINAPALEYFKFDGHLRDIVFLHKLDSLVQADVYICSFEARTFWVNWEDDRHQDECCADRVFNFLAALYNVKLLSFSSSSLKCLSYGSACLSHFQNLVQLDFKVNAWTWHMLQTLLQNAPNLEVLFVTHKSHGYLKHNVCWKEPPDDPNNLTSCLTSFYYKGIGFEHELEFVKYILKEARVLRKATIHVRGHDRKLKGSIVKKISTFPRCSMTCLLTVN; encoded by the exons ATGGCCGAATCGAAGACAATATCCCAGAAACTGTCTCCCAAAAAAGACACATGGGTCGATAGGATCAGCGATTTACCAGAATCTCTTATTTGCCATATCCTTTCATTTCTTCCAATCCAAGAGGCAGTAGCCACAAGCATTTTGTCAAGCAGATGGGAACACCTTTGGACTCTCGTCTCGAGACTCGACCTCGACAGTGAAACAATCGGCGATTCATTGTCATGCGGCCAATCGCCTAATCAAGGTCAGTGCAAACCCTTCAGCTTTGGGCACATTGTGTCCAGACTCTTGACTCTACACAGAGCACCTTACCTTCGAACTTTTCGCCTCAAATTCTTCTTGTGCCGTAACTGTTCTCGTCTTGATAAATGGATTGGCAATGTCGTTGAGCGTAAATTGGAAGAACTTGATCTCGAGATTTATGGTGATGATTCCATTTGGAAATTGCCTCAGAGCATTTTCTCTTGCAAGACGTTAGtagttttgaatttaaatgGCACAATTGTGCTTAATCCTCCTCCATCATTTCAATTCCCAAGCCTAAAGATACTCCGTCTGATACATATTGTTTATAGGCCTGACTCTGTTTTTAGGCTCCTCTCTGGCTGCCCGGTTCTCGAAGATTTGTCATTTCAAAGAGAAGATTTGGAGGGTGTGTTCAAACATAAAATATGTGCTTCTACTTTGAAACGTTTAAGTATAACTTTTGGCCAATCTGAATTCGATGGATCTTATTTCGGTTCTCTTGATTACAAACTTGAGATAAACGCCCCAGCTTTGGAGTACTTTAAGTTTGATGGTCATCTGCGTGACATCGTTTTCCTTCACAAACTAGACAGCTTAGTTCAGGCCGATGTTTATATTTGTAGTTTTGAGGCTCGTACATTTTGGGTAAATTGGGAAGATGATAGACATCAGGATGAATGTTGTGCAGATAGGGTGTTCAACTTTCTTGCCGCACTCTATAACGTCAAACTCCTGTCATTTTCCTCAAGTAGCTTAAAG TGTCTCAGCTATGGTTCTGCTTGCCTTTCCCACTTCCAAAATTTGGTCCAATTGGACTTCAAAGTTAATGCTTGGACCTGGCACATGCTACAAACCTTGCTCCAAAATGCTCCTAATCTAGAAGTTCTTTTTGTTACTCATAAG AGTCATGGTTACCTTAAACACAATGTATGCTGGAAGGAGCCACCAGATGATCCTAATAATTTGACATCTTGCCTTACTAGTTTCTATTATAAAGGAATTGGTTTCGAGCACGAATTggaatttgtaaaatatattctaaaggAGGCAAGAGTGTTGAGGAAAGCAACAATTCATGTTCGTGGTCATGATAGAAAGTTAAAGGGAAGCATTGTCAAGAAAATATCTACGTTCCCAAGGTGCTCAATGACATGTCTTCTTACAGTCAATTGA